The Brachionichthys hirsutus isolate HB-005 chromosome 8, CSIRO-AGI_Bhir_v1, whole genome shotgun sequence genome contains a region encoding:
- the tubb1 gene encoding tubulin beta-1 chain isoform X2, whose product MREIVHLQIGQCGNQIGSKFWEVISEEHGLNAAGLYEGDSDLQLERANVYFNEAYGGKYVPRALLVDLEPGTMDSIRGSRIGALFRPDNFVHGNSGAGNNWAKGHYTEGAELAEQVLDRVRNESESCDCLQGFQMVHSLGGGTGSGMGTLLINKIREEYPDRIMNSFSIMPSPKVSDTVVEPYNATLSVHQLLENTDETFCIDNEALYDICFRTLKLTTPTYGDLNHLVCMTMSGVTTSLRFPGQLNADLRKLAVNMVPFPRLHFFMPGFAPLTARGSQQYLALTVPELTQQMFDARNMMTACDPRRGRYLTVAAMFRGQMSTKQVDEQMLAMQQKDSNHFVDWIPHNVKVAVCDVPPKGLKMASTFIGNNTAIQEVFRRVGEQFSLMFRRKAFLHWYTGEGMDELEFTEAESNVNDLVSEYQQYQDATAELDWEAEEEEEEEEAPSSAPTAKIPSPVEVKLESKDTVDE is encoded by the exons ATGCGTGAAATTGTACATCTGCAAATTGGGCAATGTGGCAACCAGATCGGCTCAAAG TTTTGGGAAGTGATCAGTGAAGAGCATGGGCTGAATGCAGCGGGCCTCTACGAGGGAGACAGTGACCTCCAGCTGGAGAGGGCTAATGTCTACTTCAATGAGGCATATG GTGGTAAATATGTCCCAAGGGCCCTCCTTGTCGACTTGGAGCCCGGTACGATGGACAGCATCAGAGGAAGCCGCATCGGAGCTCTTTTTAGGCCAGACAATTTCGTCCATG GAAACTCGGGAGCCGGGAATAACTGGGCGAAGGGCCACTACACGGAAGGAGCGGAGCTGGCGGAGCAGGTGCTTGACAGGGTGAGGAACGAGAGCGAGAGCTGCGACTGCCTGCAGGGCTTCCAGATGGTTCACTCCCTGGGGGGCGGCACCGGCTCTGGCATGGGAACGCTCCTCATCAACAAGATCCGGGAGGAGTATCCCGACCGCATCATGAACAGCTTCAGCATCATGCCCTCCCCTAAAGTCTCCGACACGGTGGTGGAGCCCTACAACGCCACCCTGTCGGTCCACCAACTCCTGGAGAACACGGACGAGACCTTCTGCATCGACAACGAAGCCCTCTATGACATATGTTTCCGCACGCTGAAACTGACCACGCCGACTTACGGCGACCTCAACCACTTGGTCTGCATGACCATGAGCGGCGTCACCACCTCGCTGAGGTTCCCCGGGCAGCTCAACGCGGACCTGAGGAAGCTGGCCGTCAACATGGTGCCCTTCCCTCGCCTCCACTTCTTCATGCCCGGTTTCGCCCCTCTGACAGCCCGGGGCAGCCAACAGTATCTCGCCCTCACGGTGCCTGAGCTTACCCAGCAGATGTTTGACGCTCGCAACATGATGACGGCGTGCGACCCCAGGCGGGGGCGCTACCTGACAGTCGCTGCCATGTTCCGCGGTCAGATGTCTACCAAGCAGGTTGACGAACAGATGCTGGCGATGCAGCAGAAGGACAGCAACCACTTTGTGGACTGGATCCCCCATAACGTCAAGGTTGCCGTATGTGACGTCCCACCCAAAGGCCTCAAAATGGCCTCCACCTTCATCGGCAATAACACGGCCATTCAAGAGGTGTTCCGCCGGGTGGGTGAGCAGTTCTCTCTGATGTTCAGGAGGAAGGCTTTCCTGCACTGGTATACAGGAGAAGGTATGGACGAACTGGAGTTCACTGAAGCCGAGAGCAACGTGAACGACCTGGTGTCAGAGTACCAACAGTACCAGGACGCAACCGCAGAGCTCGACTGggaagctgaggaggaggaggaagaggaggaggccccCTCGTCAGCACCGACCGCAAAGATTCCGTCTCCGGTTGAAGTTAAACTGGAGAGCAAAGACACTGTAGATGAGTAG
- the tubb1 gene encoding tubulin beta-1 chain isoform X3 → MREIVHLQIGQCGKYVPRALLVDLEPGTMDSIRGSRIGALFRPDNFVHGNSGAGNNWAKGHYTEGAELAEQVLDRVRNESESCDCLQGFQMVHSLGGGTGSGMGTLLINKIREEYPDRIMNSFSIMPSPKVSDTVVEPYNATLSVHQLLENTDETFCIDNEALYDICFRTLKLTTPTYGDLNHLVCMTMSGVTTSLRFPGQLNADLRKLAVNMVPFPRLHFFMPGFAPLTARGSQQYLALTVPELTQQMFDARNMMTACDPRRGRYLTVAAMFRGQMSTKQVDEQMLAMQQKDSNHFVDWIPHNVKVAVCDVPPKGLKMASTFIGNNTAIQEVFRRVGEQFSLMFRRKAFLHWYTGEGMDELEFTEAESNVNDLVSEYQQYQDATAELDWEAEEEEEEEEAPSSAPTAKIPSPVEVKLESKDTVDE, encoded by the exons ATGCGTGAAATTGTACATCTGCAAATTGGGCAAT GTGGTAAATATGTCCCAAGGGCCCTCCTTGTCGACTTGGAGCCCGGTACGATGGACAGCATCAGAGGAAGCCGCATCGGAGCTCTTTTTAGGCCAGACAATTTCGTCCATG GAAACTCGGGAGCCGGGAATAACTGGGCGAAGGGCCACTACACGGAAGGAGCGGAGCTGGCGGAGCAGGTGCTTGACAGGGTGAGGAACGAGAGCGAGAGCTGCGACTGCCTGCAGGGCTTCCAGATGGTTCACTCCCTGGGGGGCGGCACCGGCTCTGGCATGGGAACGCTCCTCATCAACAAGATCCGGGAGGAGTATCCCGACCGCATCATGAACAGCTTCAGCATCATGCCCTCCCCTAAAGTCTCCGACACGGTGGTGGAGCCCTACAACGCCACCCTGTCGGTCCACCAACTCCTGGAGAACACGGACGAGACCTTCTGCATCGACAACGAAGCCCTCTATGACATATGTTTCCGCACGCTGAAACTGACCACGCCGACTTACGGCGACCTCAACCACTTGGTCTGCATGACCATGAGCGGCGTCACCACCTCGCTGAGGTTCCCCGGGCAGCTCAACGCGGACCTGAGGAAGCTGGCCGTCAACATGGTGCCCTTCCCTCGCCTCCACTTCTTCATGCCCGGTTTCGCCCCTCTGACAGCCCGGGGCAGCCAACAGTATCTCGCCCTCACGGTGCCTGAGCTTACCCAGCAGATGTTTGACGCTCGCAACATGATGACGGCGTGCGACCCCAGGCGGGGGCGCTACCTGACAGTCGCTGCCATGTTCCGCGGTCAGATGTCTACCAAGCAGGTTGACGAACAGATGCTGGCGATGCAGCAGAAGGACAGCAACCACTTTGTGGACTGGATCCCCCATAACGTCAAGGTTGCCGTATGTGACGTCCCACCCAAAGGCCTCAAAATGGCCTCCACCTTCATCGGCAATAACACGGCCATTCAAGAGGTGTTCCGCCGGGTGGGTGAGCAGTTCTCTCTGATGTTCAGGAGGAAGGCTTTCCTGCACTGGTATACAGGAGAAGGTATGGACGAACTGGAGTTCACTGAAGCCGAGAGCAACGTGAACGACCTGGTGTCAGAGTACCAACAGTACCAGGACGCAACCGCAGAGCTCGACTGggaagctgaggaggaggaggaagaggaggaggccccCTCGTCAGCACCGACCGCAAAGATTCCGTCTCCGGTTGAAGTTAAACTGGAGAGCAAAGACACTGTAGATGAGTAG
- the tubb1 gene encoding tubulin beta-1 chain isoform X1 — translation MREIVHLQIGQCGNQIGSKFWEVISEEHGLNAAGLYEGDSDLQLERANVYFNEAYGNAGGKYVPRALLVDLEPGTMDSIRGSRIGALFRPDNFVHGNSGAGNNWAKGHYTEGAELAEQVLDRVRNESESCDCLQGFQMVHSLGGGTGSGMGTLLINKIREEYPDRIMNSFSIMPSPKVSDTVVEPYNATLSVHQLLENTDETFCIDNEALYDICFRTLKLTTPTYGDLNHLVCMTMSGVTTSLRFPGQLNADLRKLAVNMVPFPRLHFFMPGFAPLTARGSQQYLALTVPELTQQMFDARNMMTACDPRRGRYLTVAAMFRGQMSTKQVDEQMLAMQQKDSNHFVDWIPHNVKVAVCDVPPKGLKMASTFIGNNTAIQEVFRRVGEQFSLMFRRKAFLHWYTGEGMDELEFTEAESNVNDLVSEYQQYQDATAELDWEAEEEEEEEEAPSSAPTAKIPSPVEVKLESKDTVDE, via the exons ATGCGTGAAATTGTACATCTGCAAATTGGGCAATGTGGCAACCAGATCGGCTCAAAG TTTTGGGAAGTGATCAGTGAAGAGCATGGGCTGAATGCAGCGGGCCTCTACGAGGGAGACAGTGACCTCCAGCTGGAGAGGGCTAATGTCTACTTCAATGAGGCATATGGTAA TGCAGGTGGTAAATATGTCCCAAGGGCCCTCCTTGTCGACTTGGAGCCCGGTACGATGGACAGCATCAGAGGAAGCCGCATCGGAGCTCTTTTTAGGCCAGACAATTTCGTCCATG GAAACTCGGGAGCCGGGAATAACTGGGCGAAGGGCCACTACACGGAAGGAGCGGAGCTGGCGGAGCAGGTGCTTGACAGGGTGAGGAACGAGAGCGAGAGCTGCGACTGCCTGCAGGGCTTCCAGATGGTTCACTCCCTGGGGGGCGGCACCGGCTCTGGCATGGGAACGCTCCTCATCAACAAGATCCGGGAGGAGTATCCCGACCGCATCATGAACAGCTTCAGCATCATGCCCTCCCCTAAAGTCTCCGACACGGTGGTGGAGCCCTACAACGCCACCCTGTCGGTCCACCAACTCCTGGAGAACACGGACGAGACCTTCTGCATCGACAACGAAGCCCTCTATGACATATGTTTCCGCACGCTGAAACTGACCACGCCGACTTACGGCGACCTCAACCACTTGGTCTGCATGACCATGAGCGGCGTCACCACCTCGCTGAGGTTCCCCGGGCAGCTCAACGCGGACCTGAGGAAGCTGGCCGTCAACATGGTGCCCTTCCCTCGCCTCCACTTCTTCATGCCCGGTTTCGCCCCTCTGACAGCCCGGGGCAGCCAACAGTATCTCGCCCTCACGGTGCCTGAGCTTACCCAGCAGATGTTTGACGCTCGCAACATGATGACGGCGTGCGACCCCAGGCGGGGGCGCTACCTGACAGTCGCTGCCATGTTCCGCGGTCAGATGTCTACCAAGCAGGTTGACGAACAGATGCTGGCGATGCAGCAGAAGGACAGCAACCACTTTGTGGACTGGATCCCCCATAACGTCAAGGTTGCCGTATGTGACGTCCCACCCAAAGGCCTCAAAATGGCCTCCACCTTCATCGGCAATAACACGGCCATTCAAGAGGTGTTCCGCCGGGTGGGTGAGCAGTTCTCTCTGATGTTCAGGAGGAAGGCTTTCCTGCACTGGTATACAGGAGAAGGTATGGACGAACTGGAGTTCACTGAAGCCGAGAGCAACGTGAACGACCTGGTGTCAGAGTACCAACAGTACCAGGACGCAACCGCAGAGCTCGACTGggaagctgaggaggaggaggaagaggaggaggccccCTCGTCAGCACCGACCGCAAAGATTCCGTCTCCGGTTGAAGTTAAACTGGAGAGCAAAGACACTGTAGATGAGTAG